In Bacillus sp. KH172YL63, one genomic interval encodes:
- the infB gene encoding translation initiation factor IF-2 — MSKMRVYEYAKKHNVSSKDVIEKLKQLNIEVSNHMATIEDDGVTKLDAMYKGNAKSSQKADTSKSEDAPNKEKVKAAPKSREGKKQDQQHQSKEKKVFNNNNNNNQNRNKNKNNKNNKPNRNAKQAPQQQPPAKKKELPAKITFSESLTVAELAKKLHKEPSEIIKKLFMLGVMATINQELDKDSIELIAGEYGVEVEEEIKVDATDLEVYFTEDTEDQLEERPSVVTIMGHVDHGKTTLLDSIRNTKVTAGEAGGITQHIGAYQVEVDGKKITFLDTPGHAAFTTMRARGAQVTDIAIIVVAADDGVMPQTVEAINHAKAAEVPIIIAVNKMDKEAANPDRVMQELTEYELVPEAWGGDTIFVPLSALSGDGIDNLLEMIVLVSEVEELKANPHRLAQGTVIEAQLDKGRGSVATLLVQNGTLKVGDPIVVGNTFGRVRAMVNDLGRRVKAAGPSAPVEITGLNDVPQAGDRFVVFEDEKTARSVGESRASQALQAQRGEKSKVSLETLFEQMKQGEMKDLNLVLKADVQGSVEALAASLMKIEVEGVNIRIIHTGVGAINESDISLAAASNAIVIGFNVRPDVNAKRTADAEGVEIRLHRIIYKVMEEIEAAMKGMLDPEFEEKIIGQAEVRQTFKVSKVGTIAGSYVTEGKISRDSGVRLIRDGIVIFEGELDALKRFKDDAKDVAKGYECGITIKNFNDVKEGDVIEAFIMEEITRK, encoded by the coding sequence ATGAGCAAGATGCGTGTATATGAATATGCAAAGAAACATAATGTGTCAAGTAAAGATGTGATCGAAAAATTAAAGCAACTGAATATTGAGGTATCAAACCATATGGCAACTATAGAAGACGATGGAGTAACAAAATTGGACGCGATGTACAAGGGGAATGCAAAATCATCCCAGAAGGCCGATACATCAAAGTCTGAAGACGCTCCGAACAAAGAGAAGGTCAAAGCAGCACCGAAGAGCCGTGAAGGTAAGAAACAAGATCAACAGCACCAGTCAAAGGAGAAGAAAGTCTTCAATAATAATAACAACAACAACCAAAACAGAAATAAAAACAAAAATAACAAAAACAACAAGCCGAACAGAAACGCGAAACAGGCTCCTCAACAGCAGCCGCCTGCAAAGAAGAAAGAACTTCCGGCTAAAATCACGTTCTCAGAGTCTCTGACTGTAGCAGAACTTGCAAAAAAATTACACAAAGAGCCATCCGAAATCATCAAAAAGCTCTTTATGCTTGGTGTAATGGCAACAATCAACCAGGAGCTCGACAAAGATTCAATTGAACTGATCGCCGGTGAATACGGTGTGGAAGTTGAAGAAGAAATCAAAGTGGATGCAACTGACCTTGAAGTATACTTCACTGAAGATACGGAAGATCAGCTGGAAGAGCGTCCATCTGTTGTAACGATCATGGGTCACGTTGACCACGGTAAAACAACCCTTCTTGATTCGATTCGTAATACGAAGGTGACTGCAGGCGAAGCTGGCGGGATCACTCAGCATATCGGGGCTTACCAAGTAGAGGTCGATGGAAAGAAAATTACCTTCCTTGATACCCCGGGACATGCTGCCTTCACGACAATGCGTGCACGCGGTGCACAAGTGACGGATATCGCGATCATCGTCGTCGCAGCGGATGACGGTGTAATGCCGCAGACAGTTGAAGCCATCAACCACGCAAAAGCTGCTGAAGTTCCAATCATCATTGCGGTTAACAAAATGGATAAGGAAGCTGCCAATCCTGATCGCGTCATGCAGGAGCTGACAGAATATGAATTGGTTCCTGAAGCATGGGGTGGAGATACGATTTTTGTACCACTTTCAGCACTATCTGGAGACGGAATCGACAACCTGCTTGAAATGATCGTTCTTGTGAGCGAAGTGGAAGAGCTGAAAGCAAATCCACACCGCCTTGCACAAGGTACTGTCATTGAAGCTCAATTAGACAAAGGCCGTGGATCGGTTGCAACACTTCTTGTACAAAACGGTACATTGAAAGTCGGCGATCCAATCGTAGTAGGAAATACTTTCGGACGTGTCCGTGCCATGGTCAATGACCTTGGACGCCGTGTGAAGGCAGCTGGTCCTTCTGCTCCCGTTGAAATCACCGGGCTGAACGATGTTCCTCAAGCGGGTGACCGCTTCGTCGTATTTGAAGACGAGAAGACGGCTCGCTCTGTAGGGGAATCACGTGCCTCCCAAGCGCTTCAGGCTCAGCGTGGAGAAAAATCCAAAGTCAGCCTTGAGACGCTGTTCGAGCAAATGAAGCAAGGGGAAATGAAAGACCTTAACCTTGTTCTTAAAGCAGACGTTCAAGGTTCTGTTGAAGCACTTGCAGCTTCATTGATGAAGATTGAAGTAGAGGGTGTAAATATCCGCATCATTCATACCGGTGTGGGTGCCATCAACGAATCTGATATCTCACTTGCTGCAGCTTCAAATGCGATCGTCATCGGATTTAATGTCCGCCCTGATGTGAATGCCAAGCGTACGGCAGATGCTGAAGGTGTTGAAATCCGTCTTCACCGCATCATCTACAAAGTGATGGAAGAGATCGAGGCTGCGATGAAAGGGATGCTTGATCCTGAATTTGAAGAAAAAATCATTGGACAAGCGGAAGTTCGTCAGACATTTAAAGTGTCTAAAGTCGGTACAATTGCGGGAAGCTATGTAACAGAAGGTAAGATTTCACGGGACAGCGGCGTCCGCCTCATCCGTGACGGAATCGTTATCTTTGAAGGTGAACTTGATGCCCTTAAACGTTTCAAAGATGATGCCAAAGACGTAGCCAAAGGTTATGAATGTGGTATCACGATCAAGAACTTCAATGATGTGAAAGAAGGCGACGTAATCGAAGCCTTCATCATGGAAGAAATCACACGTAAATGA
- a CDS encoding DUF503 domain-containing protein, whose product MITYVECECMIHDSHSLKEKRAVLQRVLSRLKQKFNVSVSEIDHQDVWQRTRIAMVTVASSKAASEREIEHALRFIDSFPEWERMETHIESL is encoded by the coding sequence ATGATCACATATGTTGAATGTGAGTGTATGATACATGATTCTCATTCTTTAAAGGAAAAGCGGGCGGTCCTCCAAAGGGTACTGTCCCGCCTGAAGCAAAAGTTCAATGTCTCTGTCTCTGAAATCGATCATCAGGATGTGTGGCAACGCACAAGAATCGCGATGGTCACCGTTGCCTCTTCAAAAGCGGCAAGCGAAAGGGAAATCGAGCATGCCTTGAGGTTCATCGATTCCTTTCCAGAGTGGGAGCGGATGGAAACCCATATCGAATCATTGTAG
- the rbfA gene encoding 30S ribosome-binding factor RbfA, with protein sequence MSHRANRVGEQMKKELSDIIGRKIKDPRIGFVTVTDVQVTGDLQQAKVYITVLGGEDQRENTLKGLGKAKGFIRSEVGQRIRLRKTPEIIFEFDESIDYGNHIESLLKKVQDEPEESKDTEK encoded by the coding sequence ATGAGCCATCGTGCGAATCGTGTTGGCGAACAAATGAAGAAAGAGCTCAGCGATATTATCGGACGAAAAATAAAGGATCCACGCATTGGCTTTGTAACGGTTACAGATGTACAGGTAACCGGTGATCTACAACAGGCAAAAGTGTATATTACCGTTCTGGGTGGAGAAGACCAAAGAGAGAATACACTCAAAGGTCTTGGAAAGGCAAAAGGATTCATCCGTTCTGAAGTAGGACAGCGAATCCGCCTTCGCAAAACACCTGAAATTATTTTTGAGTTTGATGAATCGATTGATTATGGTAATCATATTGAGTCTTTATTGAAAAAGGTCCAAGATGAACCAGAAGAGTCTAAAGATACAGAGAAGTAA
- the truB gene encoding tRNA pseudouridine(55) synthase TruB: MNGILPLWKPRGMTSHDCVFKLRKLLGTKKVGHTGTLDPEVSGVLPICIGRATKIAEYITASGKTYEGEVTLGFSTTTEDAWGEKVEEKKVDRKIMREEVEKVLQSMTGEITQTPPMFSAVKVNGKRLYEYARQGIEIERPSRTVHIKRLRLLEEWDELNGDSSSFRFEVACGKGTYVRTLAVEIGNRLGYPAHMSALTRTQSASFKEEDCHTLEYIKEYVEDHHPQGLLLPLELGLSHLPKMVISDTLAEKVKNGARLQEPDTWPESTEVVMEYQGKAIAIYQRHPDKPGIIKPVKVLFND, from the coding sequence ATGAATGGCATCCTGCCTTTATGGAAGCCCCGGGGCATGACGTCCCATGATTGCGTGTTTAAATTGAGGAAGCTGCTCGGTACAAAGAAAGTCGGCCATACAGGCACGCTTGATCCGGAAGTGTCCGGTGTCCTGCCGATTTGTATCGGCAGGGCCACAAAGATTGCAGAGTACATCACCGCCTCTGGAAAGACCTACGAGGGCGAAGTGACCCTCGGCTTCTCTACAACAACAGAAGACGCATGGGGGGAGAAGGTCGAGGAAAAGAAAGTCGACAGAAAGATCATGAGAGAAGAGGTTGAAAAGGTCCTTCAGAGCATGACGGGAGAAATCACCCAAACCCCTCCCATGTTTTCAGCTGTCAAAGTGAATGGCAAGAGACTGTATGAATACGCAAGGCAGGGGATCGAGATTGAAAGACCTTCAAGGACAGTCCATATCAAGCGTCTGCGCCTCTTGGAGGAGTGGGATGAGTTAAACGGTGATTCGAGCTCATTCCGCTTTGAAGTCGCCTGCGGGAAAGGGACATATGTGAGGACACTCGCTGTTGAGATCGGGAACAGACTGGGATATCCCGCTCATATGTCTGCCCTGACCCGTACGCAATCTGCCAGCTTCAAAGAAGAAGATTGCCATACCCTTGAGTATATAAAAGAATATGTGGAAGATCATCACCCCCAGGGACTCCTCCTGCCCCTTGAGCTTGGGCTTTCTCATTTGCCGAAAATGGTGATTAGTGATACATTAGCAGAGAAAGTGAAGAATGGGGCACGCTTACAAGAGCCTGATACATGGCCGGAAAGCACCGAGGTAGTAATGGAATATCAGGGCAAAGCGATTGCCATCTATCAAAGGCATCCGGACAAACCAGGGATCATCAAGCCTGTCAAAGTGCTTTTTAACGACTAG
- the ribF gene encoding bifunctional riboflavin kinase/FAD synthetase, whose protein sequence is MKVITVHHPHSIRKSDFPPLALALGYFDGVHRGHQRVIMTAVEKAKELNYSSAVMTFDPHPSVVLGHKHKHIHHITPLEDKKEIIEGLGVDYLFIVRFTSEFASLIPQDFVDQYIIGLNVKHVVAGFDYSYGRLGKGTMETLPFHSRDEFTSTTISKLTDHDMKVSSTLIRESLKEGDIHKVHQLLGRPYKMKGTVINGDKRGRKIGFPTANIEMSYDYLTPKFGVYAVKMMIHDKWYNGVCNIGYKPTFKNPDEYAQSIEVHLFDFDSSIYGEEVYIEWFDRIRDEQKFSGIDELISQIQRDKDRAISYFSEI, encoded by the coding sequence GTGAAGGTAATAACTGTACATCATCCACATTCAATTCGTAAAAGTGATTTTCCACCCTTGGCCCTCGCACTTGGATATTTCGACGGGGTGCACAGGGGGCACCAAAGGGTGATCATGACAGCAGTAGAGAAGGCGAAAGAACTCAATTACAGCAGTGCGGTCATGACATTTGATCCCCACCCGTCTGTGGTGCTGGGGCATAAACACAAACATATTCATCACATCACCCCTTTGGAAGACAAAAAAGAGATCATAGAGGGTCTTGGAGTGGATTATCTATTCATCGTCCGTTTCACCTCGGAGTTTGCAAGCCTGATCCCCCAAGACTTCGTGGATCAATATATTATCGGTCTCAATGTGAAACACGTGGTGGCTGGATTTGATTATTCTTATGGCAGGCTCGGTAAAGGTACGATGGAAACATTGCCGTTTCATTCAAGGGATGAATTTACCTCCACGACCATTTCCAAACTAACGGACCACGATATGAAAGTGAGTTCAACCTTGATCAGGGAAAGCCTGAAAGAAGGGGACATCCACAAGGTCCATCAGCTGCTCGGAAGGCCATATAAGATGAAAGGTACCGTCATAAACGGAGATAAGAGGGGAAGGAAGATCGGTTTCCCGACCGCGAATATTGAAATGTCCTATGACTACCTCACCCCGAAATTTGGCGTTTATGCCGTGAAAATGATGATTCATGATAAATGGTATAATGGTGTGTGTAATATAGGATATAAGCCGACTTTTAAAAACCCCGACGAATACGCCCAATCGATAGAGGTACATCTGTTTGATTTTGACTCTTCCATTTATGGGGAGGAAGTATATATCGAATGGTTTGATAGAATCAGGGATGAACAAAAGTTCTCCGGAATCGATGAACTCATCTCTCAAATACAGAGAGATAAAGACCGGGCGATCAGCTACTTTTCGGAAATTTGA
- the rpsO gene encoding 30S ribosomal protein S15, which yields MAITKERKNELISEYKVHENDTGSPEVQIAVLTEEINNLNDHLRVHKKDHHSRRGLLKMVGHRRNLLSYLRKKDVQRYRELINKLGLRR from the coding sequence ATGGCTATCACTAAAGAGCGTAAAAACGAACTTATCAGTGAATACAAAGTACATGAGAACGATACTGGATCTCCAGAAGTTCAAATTGCTGTCCTAACTGAAGAAATTAACAACCTGAACGATCACTTACGCGTTCACAAGAAAGATCACCACTCTCGTCGCGGTCTTCTTAAAATGGTAGGTCACCGTCGTAATCTTTTATCTTACCTACGTAAGAAAGATGTACAACGCTACCGTGAGTTAATCAACAAATTAGGTTTACGTCGATAA
- the pnp gene encoding polyribonucleotide nucleotidyltransferase — protein sequence MEQTKQTFSIDWAGRELTVEVGQFAKQANGAVMVRYGDTAVLSSATASKEPKPLDFFPLTVNYEERLYAVGKIPGGFIKREGRPSEKAILASRLIDRPIRPLFADGFRNEVQVISIVMSVDQNCSSEMAAMFGSSLALSVSDIPFEGPIAGVIVGLVDGEFIINPSVEQLEKSEIHLSVAGTKDAINMVEAGADEVPEETMLEAIMFGHEEIKRLVAFQEEIVAKVGKEKLEIKLAEIDQDVEAEVRSLCESELIPAIQVQEKHAREKAIKAVKDKVMAIYEEKEAEDDTLKQVKKVLDKLVKNEVRRLITEDKVRPDGRGVDEIRPLSSEVGLLPRTHGSGLFTRGQTQALSICTLGALGDVQVLDGLGIEESKRFMHHYNFPQFSVGETGPIRGPGRREIGHGALGEKALDPIIPNEKDFPYTIRLVSEVLESNGSTSQASICASTLAMMDAGVPIKAPVAGIAMGLIKSGENYSILTDIQGMEDHLGDMDFKVAGTSKGVTALQMDIKIDGLSREILEEALQQAKKGRMQILESMLATIAESRSHLSQYAPKILTMHINPDKIRDVIGPSGKQINKIIDETGVKIDIEQDGTIFISSTDEEMNKVAKKTIEDIVREVEAGQMYLGKVKRIEKFGAFVEIFSGKDGLVHISEIAEERIRKVEDVLAIGDEILVKVLDIDNQGRVNLSRKAVLKEQREKEEQNQA from the coding sequence ATGGAACAAACTAAACAAACCTTTTCCATTGATTGGGCCGGGAGAGAATTAACGGTCGAAGTTGGCCAGTTTGCCAAACAAGCAAATGGAGCGGTTATGGTTCGCTACGGAGATACGGCTGTACTAAGTAGTGCGACAGCTTCAAAAGAACCAAAGCCATTGGATTTCTTTCCATTAACAGTTAACTATGAAGAAAGATTATATGCAGTGGGTAAAATTCCTGGTGGATTCATTAAACGTGAAGGTCGCCCAAGTGAAAAAGCGATTCTTGCCAGCCGTTTGATTGACCGTCCGATCCGTCCATTGTTCGCCGACGGATTCCGTAACGAAGTTCAGGTAATCAGTATTGTGATGAGTGTGGATCAAAACTGCTCTTCTGAAATGGCAGCTATGTTTGGTTCATCATTGGCACTTTCTGTATCTGATATTCCATTTGAAGGTCCGATTGCCGGAGTGATTGTGGGTCTAGTTGATGGAGAGTTCATCATCAATCCTTCCGTCGAACAACTGGAGAAGAGTGAAATCCACTTATCTGTTGCCGGTACAAAAGATGCCATCAATATGGTTGAAGCGGGAGCAGACGAGGTACCTGAAGAAACGATGCTTGAAGCAATCATGTTTGGTCATGAAGAAATCAAGCGACTTGTTGCCTTCCAGGAGGAAATCGTCGCTAAAGTAGGAAAAGAGAAATTGGAAATCAAACTTGCTGAAATTGACCAGGATGTTGAAGCGGAAGTACGTTCACTTTGTGAGAGCGAACTGATCCCTGCGATCCAGGTTCAAGAAAAGCATGCCCGTGAAAAAGCGATCAAAGCTGTCAAAGATAAAGTGATGGCAATTTATGAAGAGAAAGAAGCGGAAGATGACACACTGAAACAAGTGAAGAAAGTGTTGGACAAGCTTGTAAAGAATGAAGTCCGCCGCTTGATCACTGAAGATAAAGTACGTCCTGATGGCCGTGGTGTCGACGAAATCCGTCCGCTATCGTCTGAAGTCGGATTATTGCCTAGAACGCACGGGTCAGGATTATTCACACGGGGACAAACGCAAGCGCTCAGCATTTGTACACTTGGTGCTTTAGGGGATGTGCAGGTCCTTGACGGTTTAGGAATCGAAGAATCCAAACGTTTCATGCACCACTATAATTTCCCTCAATTCAGCGTTGGTGAAACGGGACCAATCCGTGGACCTGGCCGTCGTGAAATCGGACATGGTGCATTGGGTGAAAAAGCATTAGATCCAATCATTCCAAACGAGAAAGATTTCCCTTACACAATCCGTCTCGTTTCAGAAGTGCTGGAATCAAACGGTTCTACTTCACAAGCAAGTATCTGTGCCAGCACACTGGCGATGATGGATGCCGGTGTTCCAATCAAGGCACCAGTTGCGGGAATCGCAATGGGTCTGATCAAGTCAGGAGAAAACTATTCCATCTTGACGGATATTCAAGGTATGGAAGATCATTTAGGTGATATGGACTTTAAAGTGGCAGGAACTTCCAAGGGAGTTACCGCTCTTCAAATGGATATCAAAATAGATGGCCTTTCACGTGAAATCCTTGAAGAAGCACTTCAGCAGGCGAAAAAAGGAAGAATGCAGATCCTTGAAAGCATGCTGGCGACAATCGCTGAGTCAAGATCCCATCTATCACAATATGCGCCAAAAATCTTAACGATGCATATCAATCCGGACAAGATCCGTGATGTCATCGGGCCAAGCGGTAAGCAGATCAACAAGATCATCGATGAAACTGGCGTCAAGATCGACATCGAGCAGGATGGAACGATCTTCATTTCCTCTACTGATGAAGAAATGAATAAAGTTGCTAAGAAGACAATCGAAGATATCGTAAGAGAAGTTGAAGCTGGTCAAATGTATCTTGGTAAAGTTAAACGTATCGAGAAGTTCGGTGCATTTGTAGAAATCTTCAGCGGCAAAGACGGCCTTGTTCACATCTCTGAAATTGCCGAAGAACGCATTCGCAAGGTAGAAGATGTCCTGGCAATCGGTGATGAGATCCTTGTAAAGGTTCTTGATATCGATAATCAAGGAAGAGTCAACTTATCAAGAAAAGCGGTTCTGAAAGAACAGCGCGAAAAAGAAGAACAAAATCAAGCATAA
- a CDS encoding polysaccharide deacetylase family protein, translated as MEKKYLIGISLIAILTVVAVGNPLSDQYVTDLKQEALEVSGTVAVDDLSRQIKEEAKLREAAPQDAMIDPVWKATPGYNGLKVDVEASLQNMKKNKSFDADKIVYKQIPPQTHLPDLPAAPVYRGNPDKPMVSLIINVAWGNEFIPDMLATLKKHQVYATFFLEGRWVKNNPDLAKMIVDAGHEVGNHSYSHPDMKTLESSKVRQELKKTNEIIEVTTGEKVKWFAPPSGSYRDEVVTIASDMDMRTIMWSVDTIDWQKPSPQVLVERVLGKIHKGAIVLMHPTASTANSLNTLILQIKDQHLRLGTISSLVKEERIMDTIDNSPQQGNSKEKQ; from the coding sequence ATGGAAAAAAAATACTTGATTGGAATTAGTCTAATTGCTATTCTGACTGTAGTAGCAGTGGGGAATCCACTATCAGATCAATATGTGACAGACCTAAAGCAAGAGGCGCTGGAAGTAAGTGGGACAGTGGCAGTGGATGATTTATCCCGTCAAATAAAAGAGGAAGCGAAATTAAGGGAAGCAGCCCCTCAGGACGCCATGATCGATCCAGTCTGGAAAGCGACTCCCGGATACAATGGATTGAAAGTGGACGTTGAAGCGTCCCTTCAAAATATGAAGAAGAACAAATCATTTGATGCTGATAAAATCGTCTATAAGCAAATCCCGCCTCAAACCCATCTGCCTGATTTACCTGCTGCCCCCGTATATCGGGGCAACCCTGATAAACCGATGGTGTCTTTGATCATCAATGTGGCATGGGGGAATGAATTTATCCCTGATATGCTTGCCACTTTGAAAAAACATCAGGTATATGCTACGTTCTTTCTAGAAGGAAGATGGGTGAAAAATAATCCTGACTTAGCGAAGATGATTGTCGACGCCGGTCATGAGGTAGGGAATCACTCTTATTCCCATCCCGATATGAAAACATTGGAATCGTCCAAAGTAAGACAAGAATTAAAGAAGACGAATGAAATCATAGAGGTGACCACCGGGGAAAAGGTGAAATGGTTTGCTCCACCGAGCGGAAGTTATCGTGATGAGGTTGTGACCATTGCGAGTGATATGGATATGAGGACAATCATGTGGAGTGTCGATACGATTGATTGGCAAAAACCATCGCCGCAAGTCCTGGTGGAACGGGTGTTGGGAAAAATCCATAAAGGGGCCATCGTGCTCATGCATCCGACTGCCTCCACAGCCAATTCATTGAATACACTGATCCTTCAAATAAAAGATCAGCATTTGAGGCTCGGCACGATATCAAGTTTGGTCAAAGAAGAGAGAATCATGGATACTATCGATAATTCACCCCAACAAGGAAATAGTAAAGAGAAGCAGTAA
- a CDS encoding M16 family metallopeptidase encodes MIKKHTCQNGLRIVLEEIPHVRSVAIGVWIATGSRNETEENNGISHFLEHMFFKGTKTKSAREIAESFDSIGGQVNAFTSKEYTCYYAKVLDNHADYALHTLSDMFFNSTYVEEEMTKEKNVVYEEIKMYEDTPDDIVHDLLSKAIYEEHPLGYPILGTEDTLNSFSQAKLKEYMHDMYTPEQVVVSVAGNVDESFIKEVEKLFGSYEGGKGPEDRLKPVFHHNKLARKKDTEQAHLCLGFDGLEIGHADIYNLIVLNNVLGGSMSSRLFQEVREQRGLAYSVFSYHSAYEDSGMVTIYGGTGANQLDQLFETIDATLKSLKAEGITSKELLNSKEQLKGNLMLSLESTNSRMSRNGKNELLLKRHRSLDEIVEEIDGVTMEKVNRLAQEIFTDDYAASLISPEGKLPQNMKQS; translated from the coding sequence TTGATAAAGAAACATACATGCCAAAATGGACTACGAATCGTACTTGAAGAAATTCCCCACGTCCGCTCAGTAGCCATCGGGGTCTGGATTGCGACGGGATCCCGAAATGAAACAGAAGAAAATAATGGAATTTCCCATTTTCTTGAACATATGTTCTTCAAAGGGACAAAAACGAAATCTGCACGTGAAATAGCTGAATCCTTCGACAGCATCGGAGGGCAGGTTAATGCGTTCACTTCAAAAGAGTACACGTGCTATTATGCAAAAGTATTGGACAATCATGCTGATTATGCATTACATACACTCTCAGACATGTTCTTCAATTCTACATACGTAGAAGAAGAAATGACGAAGGAAAAAAATGTGGTGTATGAAGAAATAAAAATGTATGAAGATACACCTGATGACATCGTTCACGACCTGCTCAGCAAAGCGATCTATGAAGAGCATCCACTGGGTTATCCGATCCTGGGTACGGAAGATACGTTGAATTCATTCAGCCAGGCTAAATTAAAGGAATACATGCATGACATGTATACCCCGGAGCAGGTAGTGGTTTCGGTAGCAGGAAATGTGGATGAGTCATTCATCAAGGAAGTCGAAAAGCTTTTCGGATCTTATGAAGGCGGAAAAGGACCGGAAGATCGACTGAAACCGGTATTCCATCATAATAAACTTGCACGAAAAAAGGATACGGAACAGGCACATTTATGCCTGGGCTTTGACGGCCTGGAAATCGGTCACGCTGACATATACAATTTGATTGTACTGAACAATGTCCTCGGCGGGAGCATGTCATCACGCTTATTCCAGGAAGTAAGGGAACAAAGGGGACTTGCATACTCCGTCTTCTCTTATCATTCAGCATATGAAGACAGTGGGATGGTCACGATTTACGGAGGAACAGGCGCTAACCAATTGGATCAATTATTTGAGACGATTGACGCTACATTGAAATCATTAAAGGCAGAAGGAATCACGTCGAAGGAATTACTTAACAGCAAGGAACAATTAAAAGGGAACCTGATGCTGAGTCTAGAAAGCACGAACAGCCGCATGAGCCGAAACGGAAAAAATGAGCTGTTGCTGAAGCGACACCGCTCCCTTGATGAAATTGTAGAAGAAATCGACGGTGTTACGATGGAGAAGGTCAACCGATTGGCTCAGGAAATCTTCACAGACGATTATGCTGCATCACTGATCAGTCCGGAAGGCAAATTGCCTCAGAACATGAAACAATCGTAA
- a CDS encoding YlmC/YmxH family sporulation protein produces the protein MRLSELSGKEIVDYKKAERLGILGQTDLEFNEQSGSINALIIPTGKWLRKQGGEIRVPWHQIRTIGADMIILEVSTDN, from the coding sequence ATGAGGCTGAGTGAATTGAGCGGAAAGGAAATCGTGGATTACAAAAAGGCAGAGCGTCTCGGTATCTTAGGGCAGACAGACCTTGAATTCAATGAGCAATCAGGGAGTATCAATGCCCTGATCATCCCTACAGGGAAATGGCTCAGGAAGCAGGGCGGAGAGATCAGGGTGCCGTGGCATCAGATACGGACCATCGGGGCGGATATGATCATCCTGGAAGTATCTACCGACAATTAA
- the dpaA gene encoding dipicolinic acid synthetase subunit A: MLTGMQIAVLGGDARQLEIIRKLTELDAKISLVGFEQLDHAFTGATKEKLDEVDFSIIDAIILPVPGTNLQGEIDTIFSNEKIMLTEEVVSKTPEHCTIYSGISNAYLDEILSSTNRKLVQLFERDDVAIYNSIPTVEGTIMMAIQHTDFTIHGSTIVILGLGRVGMSVARTFHHLGGKVKVGVRKSEHLARVTEMGLTPFHLDHLEKEVEDCDICINTIPAQIVRAEVIAKMPAHTLIIDLASKPGGTDFRYAEKRGIKALLAPGLPGIVAPKTAGQILANVLCQLIEDDFDSGKESSS; this comes from the coding sequence ATGCTGACCGGAATGCAGATCGCAGTTCTAGGCGGAGATGCCCGTCAACTTGAAATTATTCGGAAGCTTACGGAGTTGGATGCCAAAATTTCACTCGTAGGCTTCGAACAATTAGATCATGCCTTTACAGGAGCGACAAAAGAAAAGCTTGATGAAGTGGATTTTTCAATAATTGATGCCATAATCCTACCTGTGCCCGGCACGAATCTACAAGGGGAAATCGATACGATTTTTTCCAATGAAAAAATCATGTTAACAGAAGAAGTTGTATCCAAGACGCCAGAACACTGTACGATCTATTCAGGAATTAGTAATGCATATTTAGACGAAATTCTGTCATCGACAAACCGTAAACTTGTTCAGCTGTTTGAAAGGGACGACGTTGCCATTTATAATTCAATCCCTACCGTAGAGGGAACGATCATGATGGCCATTCAACATACAGATTTTACGATCCATGGATCTACCATTGTCATCCTCGGCCTTGGCCGGGTAGGGATGAGTGTAGCGAGGACGTTCCATCATCTGGGCGGAAAGGTGAAGGTCGGGGTTCGGAAAAGTGAACATCTTGCACGTGTGACCGAAATGGGATTGACACCATTCCACCTGGATCATTTAGAAAAAGAGGTTGAGGATTGCGATATTTGTATTAATACCATCCCAGCCCAAATTGTAAGGGCTGAAGTGATAGCGAAAATGCCGGCCCATACGTTGATTATCGATCTGGCATCAAAGCCTGGTGGAACAGATTTCCGCTATGCAGAAAAGCGGGGGATCAAAGCCTTATTGGCTCCCGGATTGCCTGGTATCGTCGCACCGAAGACGGCAGGACAGATTCTTGCAAATGTCCTTTGTCAATTAATTGAGGATGATTTTGATTCAGGAAAGGAGAGTTCATCATGA